A DNA window from Dreissena polymorpha isolate Duluth1 unplaced genomic scaffold, UMN_Dpol_1.0 chrUn010, whole genome shotgun sequence contains the following coding sequences:
- the LOC127863496 gene encoding uncharacterized protein LOC127863496: MKEDRYVTSQPLRFGEKDYNIRALNNLSYHRLHAGHVDLLKKECLANVHFCVAKLHALPVEALLDDFTAAKAAFPGDLLIRGVLEALLLSRKGLQTDPDQFVPQLHGRLEDSETTAEFKQRLREYSSKVWFEPDVNILERPGGQLLHSIHVHASDIDMMTMTLCGTYVITVCQSLKEIKIWNIKVDPPRLLRKVTGKGQCTKVALCHGDEWVAMEVGNVIQVEELQTGKQCLDIPLKGRASAKTFCAAGKRMKTIVTLFRKQMNIYDVTNGSLMQTLTSSSDEAKFGAMSNPSGRDRYVGMTSDDQYFLSVLDLDSMTLMPAWRGFEKIPDGEGKFEEHEIEAFDISPDETYVVYTTLFTGEIVFADFNGNRLRSIPPAEKLNIRSINFTADGTCIYYISGSTVFVVNSSTLQEEDRLEHKIDYRRKHR; the protein is encoded by the exons ATGAAAGAGGACCGCTATGTGACGTCACAACCACTGCGTTTCGGAGAGAAGGACTACAACATCCGGGCTCTCAACAATCTGTCCTACCACCGCCTGCACGCGGGTCACGTTGACCTTCTCAAGAAGGAGTGTCTCGCCAACGTGCACTTCTGCGTTGCTAAGTTACACGCACTTCCTGTTGA GGCACTCTTGGACGACTTCACGGCGGCCAAAGCGGCGTTCCCGGGGGATCTCCTAATCAGGGGCGTCCTGGAGGCACTGCTTCTCTCCCGGAAAGGGCTGCAGACGGACCCGGACCAATTTGTGCCGCAGTTACACGGTCGCCTTGAGGACAGCGAG ACAACAGCCGAGTTCAAGCAGCGCTTGCGCGAATACAGCTCTAAAGTGTGGTTCGAGCCCGATGTCAACATCCTGGAGCGTCCCGGGGGTCAGCTTCTACACAGCATCCACGTGCACGCGTCCGACATTGACATGATGACGATGACGTTATGTGGCACATACGTAATCACAG TCTGTCAGTCGTTGAAGGAGATCAAAATCTGGAACATCAAGGTCGACCCTCCGCGGTTGCTACGCAAAGTGACTGGTAAAGGTCAGTGCACAAAGGTCGCGTTGTGCCATGGTGACGAGTGGGTCGCCATGGAAGTGGGCAACGTTATACAAGTAGAAGAACTCCAAACTG GTAAACAATGTTTGGACATACCGCTCAAAGGCCGTGCTTCCGCCAAAACGTTCTGTGCTGCTGGTAAACGCATGAAAACGATCGTCACGTTATTTCGAAAACAAATGAACATATATGACGTCACAAATGGTAGCCTGATGCAGACTCTTACATCATCAAGTGACGAAGCGAAATTTGGAGCAATGAGCAACCCTTCAG GTCGAGACAGATACGTTGGTATGACAAGCGACGATCAATACTTCCTGTCTGTCCTTGACCTTGATTCCATGACATTGATGCCTGCGTGGCGAGGATTTGAGAAGATCCCCGACGGAGAAGGCAAGTTTGAAGAACATGAAATCGAAGCTTTCGACATCTCCCCCGACGAAACTTACGTCGTATACACCACTTTGTTCACCGGCGAAATCGTGTTTGCAGATTTCAATGGCAACCGTCTTCGCTCTATTCCAC CCGCCGAGAAACTTAACATTCGCAGTATAAACTTCACTGCCGATGGCACATGTATCTACTACATCAGCGGGAGTACCGTCTTCGTTGTCAATTCGTCCACGCTGCAG
- the LOC127863491 gene encoding NACHT domain- and WD repeat-containing protein 1-like has protein sequence MSPEIKLRNEALRGNTHLICPPSAKIVRIFTSSTFTDTKHERNMLMREAYPKIKEHCRNFGYEFQVVDMRWGVRDEATDDHMGTELCLRELRLYQKLSTGPSFVNKAFIMARFISQSLLSHKYGYIAFPRVILADEFESLMVQVEDPATIRLFRKWYSRDDNAVPPAYILASISTHLPDFISKDKNRQKVAKEEWWKESELMQDALESAATRVFDPETARKYIISVTETEVEEGLLKAEDSIARQAIWLRRNIEDIDCQESSYALSRFTECLGAQEKVEKAHRMLRELKEHRMERRLNPDQFFHYNVHWVGREGIEPETSEEHRKYLARLCKDFTDNMISMVTQAIRKRKLLHDRLTEECLQHIRLCQAKCAEFHGRTETLERIKSYLLDTSTTAPLVVHGISGTGKTSILAMSANLCKTWLNKTPKLVLRFLGTTVESSSVLPLLQSLVHQLSMLGNQRLRIGLTVDLLKVQLMVLLKQGTAECPLVVILDSLDQLDTSNNGRSLMWLPASLPPHCKVIVSSLPEEKYEAFPALKLSFDEAMLWRSFDPPSRTVLQTTVRTAVDFLFGRLEKQHGRILVCRALAYLTLASNGITEAELDDVLSCDDDVLNDVYTYWTPPIRRLPPLLLVRMRTDIDQYIVERGADGVRVLNWYHRQFTEAAHERYCADDAHNKRLHGNLADFFAGTWANEKCKIINYVGMKPICLACSI, from the exons ATGTCACCGGAAATAAAGCTCCGGAACGAGGCTCTCCGGGGGAACACGCATCTGATATGCCCACCTTCCGCTAAGATTGTGCGTATCTTCACCAGCAGCACCTTCACGG ACACCAAGCACGAACGGAACATGTTAATGAGGGAGGCGTACCCGAAGATCAAAGAACATTGCCGCAACTTTGGATACGAATTTCAG GTAGTGGACATGCGTTGGGGTGTACGAGACGAGGCCACTGATGATCACATGGGGACTGAACTCTGTCTCAGGGAACTCAGGCTGTATCAAAAGCTCTCCACCGGGCCCAGCTtcgtt aacaaggctttTATAATGGCAAGGTTCATTTCGCAGTCACTCCTTTCCCACAAGTATGGCTATATCGCGTTCCCCCGAGTGATTTTGGCAGATGAGTTCGAGTCTCTCATGGTGCAGGTCGAGGACCCGGCGACCATCCGGCTCTTCCGCAA GTGGTATTCCCGGGACGACAACGCGGTTCCTCCCGCTTACATCCTCGCATCCATCAGCACGCACCTGCCGGATTTCATAAGCAAGGACAAAAACAGGCAGAAAGTCGCCAAAGAGGAA TGGTGGAAGGAGAGCGAGCTCATGCAGGACGCTCTGGAGTCGGCCGCAACCAGGGTTTTCGACCCGGAAACGGCCCGGAAGTATATTATTTCTG TGACGGAGACGGAAGTGGAGGAAGGTCTGCTCAAGGCGGAGGACTCCATCGCCAGACAGGCAATCTGGCTTCGCCGGAACATCGAAGACATAGATTGCCAAGAGAGCAGCTATGCACTCTCCAGATTCACCG AGTGCCTGGGTGCGCAGGAGAAAGTGGAGAAGGCTCACCGGATGTTGCGGGAACTCAAGGAGCACCGGATGGAGCGGCGCCTGAACCCCGACCAGTTCTTCCACTACAACGTTCACTGGGTCGGCAGGGAAG GTATCGAGCCGGAAACCAGCGAAGAGCACCGGAAGTACCTGGCGCGCCTCTGCAAGGACTTCACGGACAACATGATATCCATGGTAACTCAGGCTATCCGGAAGCGGAAGCTTCTGCATGATCGGCTCACCGAGGAATGTCTGCAGCACATCCGTTTGTGCCAGGCAAAGTGCGCGGAGTTCCATGGACGTACCGAGACGCTGGAG CGGATCAAATCCTACCTGCTGGATACATCGACAACGGCCCCGCTCGTTGTGCACGGGATCAGTGGAACAGGCAAAACGTCCATCCTGGCGATGTCGGCGAATCTTTGCAAGACCTGGCTGAACAAGACACCAAAGCTCGTGTTAAG GTTTCTCGGTACAACCGTGGAGAGTTCTTCCGTTCTGCCTCTGCTACAGAGTCTGGTGCATCAACTGAGTATGCTGGGTAATCAACGCCTCCGAATCGGCCTG ACCGTCGACCTTCTAAAAGTTCAGTTGATGGTCCTTTTAAAGCAAGGCACGGCGGAGTGTCCACTCGTGGTCATCTTAGACTCGCTTGACCAGCTGGACACCTCAAACAATGGCCGCTCCTTGATGTGGCTTCCGGCCTCTCTGCCGCCTCACTGCAAGGTCATCGTATCATCACTTCCGGAGGAGAAATACGAGGCGTTTCCGGCCCTCAAG TTGTCGTTTGACGAAGCCATGCTGTGGCGCTCGTTCGACCCCCCATCACGGACGGTGCTGCAGACGACAGTCCGTACAGCAGTCGACTTCCTGTTCGGTCGTCTGGAGAAACAGCACGGTCGGATATTGGTGTGCCGCGCCTTGGCATATCTTACCTTAG CCAGTAACGGAATCACCGAGGCGGAGCTTGATGATGTGTTGTCTTGCGATGATGACGTATTAAATGACGTCTACACCTACTGGACGCCGCCCATTCGCAGACTGCCACCTCTACTTCTGGTTCGCATGCGGACGGACATCGACCAATATATCG TTGAGCGCGGTGCAGACGGTGTACGCGTGTTGAACTGGTATCACCGGCAGTTTACGGAAGCTGCGCACGAGCGCTACTGCGCAGATGACGCGCATAACAAGCGTCTCCATGGCAACCTTGCTGATTTTTTCGCGGGAACCTGGGCCAATG aaaaatgcaaaattatcaaCTACGTCGGCATGAAGCCAATATGTTtggcatgcagcatctaa